The following are encoded in a window of bacterium genomic DNA:
- a CDS encoding RNA polymerase sigma-70 factor — translation MASDPTDETPALDDATSAFVRARPRLFGIAYRMLGSVPEAEDVVQETWLRWQATDRDVVVHPAAFLATTTTRLAITAAQSARVRREAYLGPWLPEPIDTSADPGLGAERGEALELAVLLLLERLPPLERAAYVLREAFDHSYAQIAETLQVSEANARQLASRARKHLAAERRTHVDVDEQRRLLDAFLVAARAGDMASLVGLFTPEVVSMSDGGGVVRAARRPVAGRDRVAHFLVAISRWLWVDATITPVEANGRAALLIRREGRPYALLAIHTTGPTIDRIFWVMHPDKLAGIARAADLGAAAP, via the coding sequence GTGGCCTCCGATCCGACGGACGAGACGCCCGCGCTCGACGACGCGACGTCGGCGTTCGTACGCGCCCGGCCGCGCCTGTTCGGCATCGCGTACCGCATGCTCGGCAGCGTGCCGGAGGCCGAGGACGTCGTGCAGGAGACCTGGCTCCGCTGGCAGGCGACCGACCGCGACGTGGTCGTCCATCCGGCGGCCTTCCTCGCCACCACGACGACGCGGCTCGCCATCACCGCCGCCCAGTCCGCCCGGGTACGGCGCGAGGCCTACCTCGGGCCGTGGCTGCCCGAGCCGATCGACACGAGCGCCGATCCGGGCCTCGGGGCCGAGCGCGGCGAAGCGCTCGAGCTCGCGGTGCTCCTCCTCCTCGAGCGGCTGCCGCCGCTCGAGCGCGCCGCCTACGTGCTGCGCGAGGCGTTCGACCACTCCTACGCCCAGATCGCCGAAACCCTCCAGGTGAGCGAGGCCAACGCGCGCCAGCTCGCGAGCCGGGCGCGCAAGCACCTCGCCGCCGAACGGCGCACGCACGTGGACGTGGACGAGCAGCGCCGCCTGCTCGATGCGTTCCTCGTCGCGGCACGGGCAGGCGACATGGCGTCGCTGGTCGGGCTGTTCACGCCCGAGGTGGTCAGCATGTCGGACGGCGGCGGCGTGGTGCGGGCGGCGCGACGGCCGGTCGCGGGGCGCGATCGGGTCGCGCACTTCCTCGTGGCGATCTCGCGCTGGCTCTGGGTCGATGCGACGATCACCCCGGTCGAGGCCAACGGTCGCGCCGCGCTGCTCATCCGACGCGAGGGCCGGCCCTACGCCCTGCTGGCGATCCACACGACGGGCCCGACGATCGATCGCATCTTCTGGGTCATGCATCCCGACAAGCTCGCCGGCATCGCCCGCGCGGCGGACCTCGGCGCCGCGGCGCCCTGA
- a CDS encoding cytochrome P450, with protein sequence MEPSSSEFDPQLLFDHPDPYPMFAMLREANPVFRSEFMTRVAYVVTRYDDCLAILKDGETFSSKSNAEVGKVMGRTVIEMDGKEHTRHRAIVQPLFVPRGMEALQDVLQTTVHQVIDEFAAEPRADLVAAFTERFPVQIAAHMLGMPREHYPQFQKWALDIIGFVKDWDRGHAASAAVREYLMPIIAARRDEAREDVISSLVRGRVDGTGLDDEEVVSFLRLLIPAGAETTFRLLGNMLFALLTERDRWERVRADRSLVPWVTEETLRWETSVLMVSRQAMKPVVLHDVEIPEGGLVSVVVASANRDPRKYSNGDQWDLDRRADDHLAFGFGRHHCLGYHLARLEARVALNALLDRLPDLRLDLDAPPPTITGLAFRSPKTLPALVR encoded by the coding sequence ATGGAGCCGAGCAGCAGCGAGTTCGATCCACAGCTCCTCTTCGACCATCCCGACCCGTACCCGATGTTCGCCATGCTGCGGGAGGCGAACCCCGTCTTCCGCAGCGAGTTCATGACCCGCGTCGCGTACGTCGTCACGCGCTACGACGACTGCCTCGCGATCCTGAAGGACGGCGAGACGTTCTCGTCGAAGTCGAACGCCGAGGTCGGCAAGGTGATGGGCCGCACCGTCATCGAGATGGACGGCAAGGAGCACACCCGCCATCGCGCCATCGTGCAGCCGCTGTTCGTTCCGCGGGGGATGGAGGCGCTGCAGGACGTCCTCCAGACGACCGTCCACCAGGTGATCGACGAGTTCGCCGCCGAGCCGCGCGCCGACCTCGTCGCCGCCTTCACCGAGCGCTTCCCGGTGCAGATCGCGGCGCACATGCTCGGCATGCCGCGCGAGCACTACCCGCAATTCCAGAAGTGGGCGCTCGACATCATCGGCTTCGTGAAGGACTGGGACCGCGGCCACGCCGCCTCGGCGGCGGTGCGCGAGTACCTCATGCCCATCATCGCGGCGCGCCGCGACGAGGCGCGCGAGGACGTCATCTCGTCGCTCGTGCGCGGCCGCGTCGACGGCACCGGGCTCGACGACGAGGAGGTCGTCAGCTTCCTGCGCCTGCTGATCCCCGCCGGCGCGGAGACCACCTTCCGCCTCCTCGGCAACATGCTCTTCGCGCTGCTCACCGAGCGCGATCGCTGGGAGCGCGTGCGCGCCGACCGCAGCCTCGTCCCCTGGGTCACCGAGGAGACGCTGCGCTGGGAGACGTCGGTGCTCATGGTCTCGCGGCAGGCGATGAAGCCCGTCGTCCTCCACGACGTCGAGATTCCCGAGGGCGGGCTCGTGTCGGTCGTCGTCGCCTCCGCCAACCGCGATCCGCGCAAGTATTCGAACGGCGACCAGTGGGACCTCGACCGGCGCGCCGACGACCATCTCGCCTTCGGCTTCGGGCGCCACCACTGCCTCGGCTATCACCTCGCCCGGCTCGAGGCGCGGGTGGCGCTGAACGCCCTGCTCGACCGCCTGCCCGACCTGCGGCTCGATCTCGACGCCCCGCCGCCGACCATCACCGGCCTCGCCTTCCGCTCGCCGAAGACGCTGCCGGCGCTCGTGCGCTGA
- a CDS encoding SDR family oxidoreductase produces MKIVVIGGTGRIGSRVVRMLGEKGHEALAASPNTGVDATTGRGLDAALAGAQVVVDVSNAPSFEEAAARAFFESAGRNLAEAERRAGVAHHVLLSVVGTDRLQDSAYFRAKIVQERIVAQAGIPYTVVRATQFFEFLDAIADSGTSGDRVRLPGASFQPIAAGDVADAVVDAALAAPLNGTVEVAGPERMPLSDFVARYLKEKNDPREVVTDAAAGYFGAHLDDGSLVPAQAPRTGRTRLDDWMRQAAVH; encoded by the coding sequence ATGAAGATCGTCGTCATCGGAGGCACCGGCCGCATCGGCAGCCGGGTCGTGCGCATGCTCGGAGAGAAGGGACACGAGGCGCTGGCCGCCTCGCCGAATACCGGTGTCGACGCCACGACCGGTCGTGGCCTTGACGCGGCGCTCGCGGGCGCGCAGGTGGTCGTTGACGTCTCGAACGCGCCGTCCTTCGAGGAGGCCGCGGCCCGCGCCTTCTTCGAGAGCGCGGGCCGCAACCTGGCGGAGGCCGAGCGGCGGGCCGGCGTCGCGCATCACGTGCTCCTCTCGGTCGTCGGCACCGACCGGCTGCAGGACAGCGCCTACTTCCGGGCGAAGATCGTCCAGGAGCGGATCGTCGCGCAGGCCGGCATCCCGTACACGGTCGTGCGGGCCACGCAGTTCTTCGAGTTCCTCGATGCGATCGCCGACTCCGGGACGAGCGGCGATCGCGTGCGCCTCCCGGGCGCCAGCTTCCAGCCGATCGCCGCAGGCGACGTCGCCGACGCCGTCGTCGACGCTGCGCTCGCGGCGCCGCTGAACGGTACGGTCGAGGTGGCGGGCCCCGAGCGGATGCCGCTCAGCGACTTCGTCGCGCGCTACCTCAAGGAGAAGAACGATCCGCGCGAGGTCGTGACCGATGCCGCCGCCGGCTACTTCGGCGCGCATCTCGACGACGGCTCGCTGGTGCCCGCGCAGGCGCCACGCACCGGACGAACGCGGCTCGACGACTGGATGCGCCAAGCGGCGGTGCACTGA
- a CDS encoding alpha/beta fold hydrolase — MATVRVGEIDIYYAEQGSGDPLLLVMGLAADSQAWLFQVPEFAQRYRTITFDNRGVGRSGKPAGPYTIHQMADDALAVLDHLGITTAHVVGVSMGGMIAQELVLRHPERVRSLVLACTYPEPSADIEQQRSFTVSQLGGTVTASGEVEIDIKAIDPMQFFQQLLPQVFNQDFIMKDLGKLMQVFSGALQYGFSLEAILGQVSAVMGHRATDRLHTIACPTLVITGDADRLIPPSNSDLLAQHIPGAKLVKIPGGSHGFNFETPDLFNREVLGFLRSVAA; from the coding sequence ATGGCGACCGTGCGCGTCGGCGAGATCGATATCTACTACGCGGAGCAGGGGAGCGGGGATCCGCTGCTGCTCGTCATGGGCCTGGCCGCGGACTCGCAGGCGTGGCTGTTCCAGGTTCCCGAGTTCGCGCAGCGCTACCGCACGATCACGTTCGACAACCGCGGCGTCGGGCGCAGCGGCAAGCCGGCGGGGCCCTACACGATCCACCAGATGGCCGACGACGCGCTCGCCGTCCTCGACCACCTCGGCATCACGACGGCACACGTCGTCGGCGTCTCGATGGGCGGCATGATCGCGCAGGAGCTCGTGCTGCGGCATCCCGAGCGCGTGCGCAGCCTCGTGCTCGCGTGCACCTATCCCGAGCCGTCGGCCGACATCGAGCAGCAGCGCTCGTTCACGGTCTCGCAGCTGGGCGGTACCGTGACCGCATCGGGCGAGGTCGAGATCGACATCAAAGCGATCGATCCGATGCAATTCTTCCAACAGCTGCTGCCCCAGGTCTTCAACCAGGACTTCATCATGAAGGACCTGGGCAAGCTGATGCAGGTATTCTCCGGCGCGCTCCAGTACGGCTTCAGCCTCGAGGCGATCCTCGGGCAGGTCTCCGCGGTGATGGGGCATCGCGCCACCGACCGTCTGCACACGATCGCCTGCCCCACGCTGGTCATCACCGGCGATGCCGATCGGCTGATCCCGCCGTCGAACTCCGACCTGCTGGCGCAGCACATTCCCGGCGCGAAGCTCGTGAAGATCCCCGGCGGCAGCCACGGCTTCAACTTCGAGACGCCCGACCTCTTCAATCGCGAGGTGTTGGGCTTCCTGCGCAGCGTGGCGGCCTGA
- the tesB gene encoding acyl-CoA thioesterase II codes for MQAAVDQLLGILDLEAIEVNMFRGRSPDENRQRVFGGQVAGQALVAAGRTVERGQVHSLHAYFLRPGDPTVPILYDVDRIRDGKTFATRRVVAIQHGKAIFNLAASFQPLEEGPEHQMAMPEAPDPDTLPSAAERLEKVRDTLPKEALEWLSRDRPIEIRPVVAGNPFKPTKRPPKQLVWIRASGRLPDDPLIHQCVVCYASDLTLLDTAALPHAIPWNDPAYVMASLDHAMWFHRPFRADEWLLYAQESPFAGGARGFTMGHLFSRDGRLVVSVAQEGLIRPVGRRSEG; via the coding sequence ATGCAGGCCGCCGTCGATCAGCTGCTCGGGATCCTCGACCTCGAAGCGATCGAGGTGAACATGTTCCGCGGCCGCAGCCCGGACGAGAACCGCCAGCGCGTCTTCGGCGGCCAGGTCGCGGGCCAGGCGCTGGTCGCCGCCGGCCGTACCGTCGAGCGCGGCCAGGTGCACTCGCTGCACGCCTACTTCCTGCGCCCCGGCGACCCGACGGTGCCGATCCTCTACGACGTCGACCGCATCCGTGACGGCAAGACGTTCGCCACCCGGCGCGTGGTCGCGATCCAGCACGGCAAGGCGATCTTCAACCTGGCGGCGTCGTTCCAGCCGCTCGAGGAGGGCCCCGAGCATCAGATGGCGATGCCCGAGGCCCCCGATCCCGACACGCTGCCGTCCGCGGCGGAGCGGCTCGAGAAGGTGCGCGACACGCTGCCGAAGGAGGCGCTCGAGTGGCTGTCGCGCGACCGGCCGATCGAGATCCGCCCGGTCGTCGCCGGCAACCCGTTCAAGCCGACGAAGCGCCCGCCGAAGCAGCTCGTCTGGATCCGCGCCAGCGGCCGGCTGCCCGACGATCCACTGATCCATCAGTGCGTCGTCTGCTACGCGTCGGACCTGACGCTGCTCGACACCGCCGCCCTGCCGCACGCGATCCCCTGGAACGACCCGGCCTACGTGATGGCCAGCCTCGACCACGCCATGTGGTTCCACCGCCCGTTCCGCGCCGACGAGTGGCTGCTGTACGCGCAGGAGTCGCCCTTCGCCGGCGGGGCGCGCGGCTTCACCATGGGGCACCTGTTCTCGCGCGACGGACGGCTCGTCGTCAGCGTCGCGCAGGAGGGGCTGATCCGCCCGGTGGGACGCCGGTCGGAGGGGTGA
- a CDS encoding alkaline phosphatase D family protein yields MADRRRLLVGTVTARSARLRLDGWPSPPCPVRLTPPHGTLCRFDVADRPAPVTTWVVDFANLVPDTHYVADLGPFGGSTVGFRTAPAGLDAHTSFGLSLLSCYFPSDQFVGRAGRVLGRLAARSSPPHLNVLCGDQIYADVPSDWTRDDPTLVYARRYEAAWAPGRLGPLLAGGANVFACDDHEYWNNYPETTIWLSRSWWSWAQWADAARAANWGEQGQWNFAPGITGGAAEKRAWCAWRQADVDLFVADTRTDRASPDHSRCPTVPDGECPHRLRRSHLMTAAQRHALHAWIASVPRLGILVLGQPILAAATSWSDFDTTLADYDDYDDLIASLRWAIATRGVSFIVLSGDIHWSRLVRWRCRTASRPDAMLIEFVTSPLARVGLPSIVSTRADVGRRADPKLDGAARGALLRRLPHFDEGTIFATNEHAIGFLTIRRAGHELLAEFEVESLDTQRVADDRWSGGRWPCRATLVV; encoded by the coding sequence GTGGCTGATCGCCGGCGCCTGCTCGTGGGCACCGTGACGGCGCGGAGTGCGCGCTTGCGGCTCGACGGCTGGCCGTCGCCGCCGTGCCCCGTTCGCCTCACGCCGCCGCACGGCACGCTCTGCCGCTTCGACGTGGCGGATCGGCCGGCGCCGGTGACGACCTGGGTCGTGGACTTCGCCAACCTCGTCCCGGATACGCACTATGTCGCCGACCTCGGGCCGTTCGGTGGCAGTACCGTCGGGTTTCGGACCGCGCCCGCAGGGCTCGACGCCCACACCTCCTTCGGGCTCTCGCTCCTCTCCTGCTACTTTCCCTCGGACCAGTTCGTGGGCCGCGCGGGACGGGTGCTCGGTCGCCTCGCGGCGCGCTCGAGCCCGCCGCACCTGAACGTGCTCTGCGGCGATCAGATCTACGCCGACGTGCCGTCGGACTGGACGCGCGACGATCCCACGCTGGTCTACGCCCGGCGCTACGAAGCAGCGTGGGCCCCCGGGCGTCTCGGCCCGCTCCTCGCGGGCGGCGCGAATGTCTTCGCGTGCGACGACCACGAGTACTGGAACAACTACCCGGAGACGACGATCTGGCTGTCGCGCAGCTGGTGGAGCTGGGCGCAGTGGGCCGACGCTGCTCGCGCAGCGAACTGGGGAGAGCAGGGGCAATGGAACTTCGCACCCGGCATCACCGGGGGAGCGGCGGAGAAGCGCGCCTGGTGCGCATGGCGGCAGGCGGACGTCGATCTGTTCGTCGCGGACACGCGGACCGACCGCGCGAGTCCCGATCATTCCCGGTGTCCCACGGTCCCGGACGGCGAATGCCCGCACAGGCTGCGACGGTCCCACCTGATGACCGCTGCGCAACGCCATGCGCTCCACGCATGGATCGCGAGCGTGCCTCGGCTCGGCATCCTCGTGCTCGGGCAGCCCATCCTGGCGGCGGCGACGTCGTGGAGCGACTTCGACACCACGTTGGCAGACTACGACGATTACGACGACCTCATCGCCTCGCTGCGATGGGCAATCGCGACGCGCGGAGTCAGCTTCATCGTACTGTCCGGCGACATCCACTGGAGCCGACTCGTGCGCTGGCGGTGCCGGACGGCGTCGCGACCCGATGCCATGCTCATCGAGTTCGTGACCTCACCGCTCGCGCGGGTCGGGCTGCCGAGCATCGTTTCGACCCGTGCGGACGTCGGTAGACGCGCGGATCCGAAGCTCGACGGCGCCGCGCGCGGTGCGCTGCTGCGCAGACTACCGCATTTCGACGAAGGAACTATCTTCGCCACCAACGAGCACGCCATCGGGTTCTTGACCATCCGGCGCGCCGGCCATGAACTGCTCGCCGAGTTCGAGGTCGAGAGCCTGGACACCCAACGTGTGGCCGACGATCGCTGGAGCGGGGGACGCTGGCCCTGTCGCGCGACGCTCGTGGTGTGA
- a CDS encoding M20 family metallopeptidase has translation MTPKDAARERIRHAEPDLLALHRRIHTYPELAFEEERAAGWCADALDAAGFRVERGVAGLPTAFEATAGSGPLHVAICAEYDCLPDIGHACGHNLIAAAAIGAGIAAARVADDVGLTVHVLGTPAEEAGGGKILMLERGVFSGVHCAMMVHPAPVDVVEPPVLAFSEFDVNYFGKEAHSAAFPERGVNAADALTIAQTAIGLLRQHIRRTDRVHGIVTRGGSAPNVVPAHTCARYIVRAQTLADLGEIREKVLRCFEAGALATGSRMDVADVGAPYAEMHHEPHLAELYRRNAEALGRSFPDVRAILERAAGSTDMGNVSLALPSIHPMIGVESFPAVNHQPEFTAACATPSADRAVLDGATALAWTAIDVASDPGLVARLRRRG, from the coding sequence ATGACGCCCAAGGACGCGGCACGCGAGCGCATCCGGCACGCCGAACCCGATCTCCTGGCGCTGCACCGCCGCATCCACACCTACCCGGAGCTGGCGTTCGAGGAGGAGCGCGCCGCCGGCTGGTGCGCCGACGCCCTCGACGCCGCGGGCTTCCGCGTCGAGCGCGGCGTCGCGGGCCTGCCGACGGCGTTCGAGGCGACCGCCGGCTCGGGCCCGCTCCACGTCGCGATCTGCGCCGAGTACGACTGTCTGCCCGACATCGGCCACGCCTGCGGCCACAACCTCATCGCCGCCGCGGCGATCGGCGCGGGCATCGCCGCGGCGCGCGTCGCGGACGACGTCGGGCTCACGGTGCACGTCCTCGGCACGCCGGCCGAGGAGGCGGGCGGCGGCAAGATCCTCATGCTCGAGCGCGGCGTCTTCTCGGGCGTGCACTGCGCCATGATGGTGCATCCCGCGCCGGTCGACGTGGTCGAGCCGCCGGTGCTCGCCTTCTCCGAGTTCGACGTCAACTACTTCGGCAAGGAGGCGCACTCCGCCGCCTTCCCCGAGCGCGGCGTCAACGCCGCCGACGCCCTCACCATCGCGCAGACCGCCATCGGCCTCCTGCGCCAGCACATCCGCCGCACCGACCGCGTCCACGGCATCGTCACGCGCGGCGGCTCGGCGCCCAACGTCGTCCCCGCCCACACCTGCGCGCGCTACATCGTGCGCGCGCAGACGCTCGCCGACCTCGGCGAGATCCGTGAGAAGGTCCTGCGCTGCTTCGAGGCCGGAGCGCTCGCCACCGGCAGCCGCATGGACGTCGCCGACGTCGGGGCGCCATACGCCGAGATGCACCACGAGCCGCACCTGGCGGAGCTCTACCGCCGCAACGCCGAGGCGCTCGGCCGCAGCTTCCCGGACGTCCGCGCCATCCTGGAGCGCGCCGCCGGCTCGACCGACATGGGCAACGTCTCGCTCGCCCTGCCGTCGATCCATCCGATGATCGGCGTCGAGTCGTTTCCGGCGGTGAATCACCAGCCGGAGTTCACGGCCGCGTGCGCGACGCCGTCGGCCGATCGCGCCGTGCTCGACGGCGCCACGGCGCTCGCCTGGACGGCCATCGACGTGGCGAGCGACCCGGGGCTCGTCGCCCGGCTACGCCGCCGCGGCTGA
- a CDS encoding amidohydrolase family protein, giving the protein MWDGLPVVDADAHKMENPVVFFDYLDAPYRARLRARRDRFGQQRLVIRDVDPQTGRPELERLFPQPEGPGKGAFAAIHPETAIGGVFNRIRVQHMDREGVDAQVLYGSMTLSFEAIIDPELAVACMRAYNDYIADDCRPWAGRLFPVGFVSLVDVGEATKELRRCVEELGMVGVHVPPSLPVPHPAARDAFPHVRLPKHLSHPDFAPILAAAEALDVAVGVHGSPGVYMPAGIAEQVDTFVLSHIFGHRNQMQMALATCVFDGVFDRFPALRLGFLEAGCGWLPDLIHAFHEHWEKRIRDFQPHTKVPGAQFARELLREKVGRAQKRQPLRKAKQAWDLWRATTHEERTAAGAAEFLHEHRHLDHDPVDFFRRGQIYVSFESDDPAPAYLREALGPLGEDVACFSADYGHWDGVLTDCVKNVATTREYGREHLAKLLAGNCLRFYGKRLATAVERLAAAS; this is encoded by the coding sequence ATGTGGGACGGACTGCCGGTCGTCGACGCCGACGCGCACAAGATGGAGAACCCGGTCGTCTTCTTCGACTACCTGGACGCCCCGTACCGCGCGCGCCTGCGCGCCCGGCGCGACCGCTTCGGGCAGCAGCGGCTCGTGATCCGCGACGTCGACCCGCAGACCGGCCGCCCGGAGCTGGAGCGCCTCTTCCCGCAGCCCGAGGGCCCGGGCAAGGGCGCGTTCGCCGCCATCCATCCCGAGACCGCCATCGGCGGCGTCTTCAACCGCATCCGCGTGCAGCACATGGACCGCGAGGGCGTCGACGCGCAGGTGCTCTACGGCTCGATGACGCTCAGCTTCGAGGCGATCATCGACCCCGAGCTCGCGGTCGCCTGCATGCGCGCCTACAACGACTACATCGCCGACGACTGTCGGCCGTGGGCGGGGCGGCTCTTCCCGGTCGGGTTCGTGTCGCTGGTCGACGTCGGCGAAGCGACGAAGGAGCTGCGCCGCTGTGTCGAGGAGCTCGGCATGGTCGGCGTGCACGTGCCCCCGAGCCTGCCGGTGCCGCACCCCGCGGCGCGCGACGCCTTCCCGCACGTGCGCCTGCCGAAGCACCTCTCGCATCCCGACTTCGCGCCGATCCTCGCCGCCGCGGAAGCGCTCGACGTCGCCGTCGGCGTGCACGGGTCGCCCGGCGTCTACATGCCGGCGGGCATCGCCGAGCAGGTCGACACGTTCGTCCTGTCGCACATCTTCGGACACCGGAACCAGATGCAGATGGCGCTCGCGACCTGCGTCTTCGACGGCGTCTTCGACCGCTTCCCGGCGCTGCGCCTGGGCTTCCTCGAGGCCGGCTGCGGTTGGCTCCCCGACCTGATCCACGCCTTCCACGAGCACTGGGAGAAGCGCATCCGCGACTTCCAGCCGCATACGAAGGTCCCCGGTGCGCAGTTCGCACGCGAGCTGCTGCGCGAGAAGGTCGGCCGCGCGCAGAAGCGCCAGCCGCTGCGCAAGGCGAAGCAGGCGTGGGACCTCTGGCGCGCGACCACGCACGAGGAGCGGACCGCCGCCGGCGCCGCCGAGTTCCTGCACGAGCACCGGCACCTCGACCACGATCCCGTCGACTTCTTCCGCCGCGGGCAGATCTACGTGAGCTTCGAGTCCGACGATCCGGCGCCCGCGTACCTGCGCGAGGCCCTCGGTCCGCTGGGCGAGGACGTCGCGTGCTTCAGCGCCGACTACGGACACTGGGACGGCGTTCTCACCGACTGCGTGAAGAACGTGGCCACGACGCGCGAGTACGGCCGCGAGCATCTCGCCAAGCTGCTGGCGGGGAACTGCCTGCGCTTCTACGGCAAGCGCCTCGCCACGGCGGTGGAGCGACTCGCGGCGGCGTCCTGA
- a CDS encoding phosphotransferase family protein, translated as MAPRPGEEIPADAVGTFLAGKVPGAVGTPAIWQFPGGHANLTYLVEYPDVQYVLRRPPHGDIPAGAHDMGREFRVLSVLWQGFPAAPRAYAYGEDPRILGAPFFVMERRHGVVVRREVPPQFGAGDDPVANRKLSTVMIDTLADFHAVDPAAVGLGTLGKPDGFLARQVSGWHARYERAKTKDLPVADEVVRWLQGAMPASPPPTLVHNDWRLDNMAVAADDPGRAVAVYDWDMCTLGDPLTDLGTLLSAWYEPGETYAFLAAMPSQAEGFMTRAEAIARYAERSGRDVSQMPYYYVFGLFKIAVVVQQLYFRWHKGQTKDARMAGGEMVAEGLIDLARDNIARIG; from the coding sequence ATCGCTCCGCGTCCCGGCGAGGAGATCCCCGCCGACGCGGTCGGGACCTTCCTCGCCGGCAAGGTCCCCGGCGCGGTGGGGACCCCGGCCATCTGGCAGTTCCCCGGCGGGCACGCGAACCTCACGTACCTCGTCGAGTATCCGGACGTGCAGTACGTGCTGCGCCGCCCGCCCCACGGCGACATCCCCGCCGGCGCGCACGACATGGGCCGCGAGTTCCGCGTCCTCTCCGTGCTCTGGCAGGGCTTTCCCGCGGCGCCGCGCGCCTACGCCTACGGCGAGGACCCGCGCATCCTCGGCGCGCCGTTCTTCGTCATGGAGCGCCGCCACGGCGTCGTCGTGCGTCGCGAGGTGCCGCCGCAGTTCGGCGCCGGCGACGATCCGGTCGCGAACCGCAAGCTGTCGACGGTGATGATCGACACGCTCGCCGACTTCCACGCCGTCGATCCCGCGGCCGTCGGCCTGGGCACGCTCGGCAAGCCCGACGGCTTCCTCGCCCGCCAGGTGAGCGGCTGGCACGCTCGCTACGAGCGCGCGAAGACGAAGGACCTGCCCGTCGCCGACGAGGTGGTGCGCTGGCTCCAGGGCGCGATGCCCGCCTCGCCGCCGCCGACGCTGGTCCACAACGACTGGCGTCTCGACAACATGGCCGTCGCCGCCGACGACCCCGGGCGCGCGGTTGCCGTCTACGACTGGGACATGTGCACGCTCGGCGATCCGCTCACCGATCTCGGGACGCTGCTCTCCGCCTGGTACGAGCCCGGCGAGACCTACGCCTTCCTCGCGGCGATGCCCTCACAGGCCGAGGGCTTCATGACGCGGGCCGAGGCCATCGCGCGCTACGCCGAGCGCAGCGGGCGCGACGTGTCGCAGATGCCGTACTACTACGTCTTCGGCCTCTTCAAGATCGCGGTCGTGGTCCAGCAGCTCTACTTCCGCTGGCACAAGGGGCAGACCAAGGACGCCCGCATGGCGGGCGGCGAGATGGTCGCCGAAGGGCTCATCGACCTGGCGCGCGACAACATCGCCCGGATCGGCTGA
- a CDS encoding zinc-binding dehydrogenase, translating to MRAAVLRDRQIVVDTVPDPQPGSGEMLVRTLACGICGSDLHAMHHADKMVEAARESGAPFVMDPTRDIVMGHEFCAEVLEYGPDASGMAKPGERVVSMPILFRGTGIQGVGYSNDVPGGYGELMVLSAAMALPVPNGLPTHQAAMTEPMAVGLHAVEKARLDARVDAALVVGCGPVGLAVVAALKLKGVEPIVAADYSPLRRQLATTMGAHAVVDPAATPTMQAYRQAADLRPAVIFECVGVPGVLRELMRSAPQGARIVVAGVCMEDDVIKPIMGINKELSLQFVLGYTPGEFMDTLGHLAEGRIDVAPLVTGTVGVAGVADAFRTLATPDAHAKIVVEPWRA from the coding sequence ATGCGCGCCGCCGTCCTCCGCGATCGGCAGATCGTCGTCGACACCGTGCCCGATCCGCAGCCCGGCTCCGGCGAGATGCTGGTTCGGACGCTCGCCTGCGGCATCTGCGGCTCCGACCTGCACGCGATGCACCACGCCGACAAGATGGTCGAGGCGGCGCGCGAGAGCGGGGCGCCGTTCGTGATGGACCCGACGCGCGACATCGTCATGGGCCACGAGTTCTGCGCCGAGGTGCTGGAGTACGGGCCCGACGCGAGCGGCATGGCGAAGCCGGGCGAGCGCGTCGTCTCGATGCCCATCCTCTTCCGCGGCACGGGCATCCAGGGCGTCGGCTACTCGAACGACGTCCCCGGCGGCTACGGCGAGCTGATGGTGCTGTCCGCCGCGATGGCGCTGCCGGTGCCGAACGGCCTGCCGACGCACCAGGCGGCCATGACCGAGCCCATGGCGGTCGGGCTGCACGCGGTCGAGAAGGCGCGGCTCGACGCGCGGGTCGACGCGGCGCTGGTGGTCGGCTGCGGGCCGGTCGGGCTCGCCGTCGTCGCGGCGCTGAAGCTGAAGGGGGTCGAGCCCATCGTCGCCGCCGACTACTCGCCGCTGCGCCGCCAGCTGGCGACGACCATGGGCGCGCACGCGGTCGTCGACCCCGCCGCGACGCCTACCATGCAGGCCTATCGCCAGGCCGCGGACCTTCGTCCCGCCGTGATCTTCGAGTGCGTCGGCGTCCCCGGCGTGCTGCGCGAGCTCATGCGCAGCGCGCCGCAGGGCGCGCGCATCGTCGTCGCCGGCGTCTGCATGGAGGACGACGTCATCAAGCCGATCATGGGCATCAACAAGGAGCTGAGCCTCCAGTTCGTGCTCGGCTACACGCCCGGCGAGTTCATGGACACGCTCGGGCATCTCGCCGAGGGACGCATCGACGTCGCGCCGCTCGTCACCGGCACCGTCGGCGTCGCGGGCGTCGCGGACGCGTTCCGGACCCTCGCCACGCCGGACGCGCACGCGAAGATCGTCGTCGAGCCCTGGCGCGCCTGA